A DNA window from Litorivicinus lipolyticus contains the following coding sequences:
- a CDS encoding LysE/ArgO family amino acid transporter translates to MTQTLTIFVQAFFLAAGLIMAIGAQNAHVLRQGIAGHYVGLSVALCAFFDTVLMTAGVYGFGWLLQTVPQLESIARLGGAAFLLWYGLRCARSACAPLAEVSVQARVATNWIVAVTTVTAFTLLNPHVYLDTVVLIGSIGGAYQGAERMAFAAGSVTASWVWFVCLGYGARLIRPWFENPRAWQVLDGIIAAVMFTIAAALLWEQFV, encoded by the coding sequence ATGACCCAAACCCTAACGATATTCGTCCAAGCTTTTTTCTTGGCCGCGGGCCTGATCATGGCCATTGGTGCCCAAAACGCGCACGTGTTGCGCCAAGGTATTGCCGGCCATTACGTCGGCCTGAGCGTGGCGCTGTGTGCGTTTTTCGATACGGTGCTGATGACCGCAGGGGTCTATGGCTTCGGTTGGTTACTACAGACTGTGCCGCAGTTGGAGTCAATTGCCCGTTTGGGTGGAGCGGCCTTTTTGCTGTGGTACGGGTTGCGCTGTGCGCGCAGTGCCTGTGCGCCGTTGGCCGAGGTCAGCGTTCAGGCGCGGGTCGCGACTAACTGGATCGTCGCGGTGACAACGGTGACGGCCTTTACGCTGCTCAATCCGCACGTATATTTGGACACGGTGGTATTGATTGGCAGTATCGGCGGTGCCTACCAAGGCGCCGAGCGGATGGCCTTCGCGGCAGGATCAGTGACGGCCAGTTGGGTTTGGTTTGTGTGCTTGGGCTACGGGGCCCGCCTGATTCGCCCGTGGTTTGAAAACCCACGTGCCTGGCAGGTTTTGGATGGCATTATTGCTGCGGTCATGTTTACGATCGCCGCCGCTTTGTTGTGGGAGCAGTTCGTATGA
- a CDS encoding CPXCG motif-containing cysteine-rich protein, giving the protein MLPTESATCPYCWEQVEIGYDPAEQDHEFWEDCHVCCRPILFSVTLGFDGAATLTARSDDD; this is encoded by the coding sequence ATGCTGCCGACTGAAAGCGCGACCTGTCCATACTGCTGGGAGCAGGTCGAAATCGGCTACGACCCGGCCGAACAGGACCACGAGTTTTGGGAAGACTGCCACGTGTGTTGTAGGCCGATTTTATTCAGCGTAACGCTTGGATTTGACGGCGCCGCGACCCTGACAGCGCGCTCGGATGATGACTAG
- a CDS encoding adenosylmethionine--8-amino-7-oxononanoate transaminase codes for MSRKLWLPYAQMATAPALLSVANAQGVYLELADGRRLIDSISSWWSVIHGYAHPVINQAAKEQIDQFAHVMMCGLGNDPAEALAEALVRITPDPLQHVFFSDSGSTGVEVAMKMAVQYWFNQDQPKTRFMAFRGAYHGDTTACMSVGDPDEGMHSRFRGLAPQQIFAPMPPECGDCDLNCGHLAEVEALLAQHAHELAAVIIEPLVQCAGGFKMHSPAFLQRLRELTERYQTLLIFDEVATGFGRTGTMFALDQAGVCPDLLVLGKGLTCGYSAHAATLASRTVYAGFEGTDGGRAFMHGPTFMGNALACRIALAGLSLFADEGRLTEVGRIENQLTRSLSDFQVEGVVGTRVKGAIGVIEVDDPARLQGAQAYAMERGVWLRPFDRVLYTMPPYIITPPQMERVVHTMRGWCETEQFKRAVGAGAAVT; via the coding sequence ATGAGTCGCAAGCTGTGGTTGCCTTACGCGCAAATGGCCACGGCGCCGGCCTTGTTGTCGGTCGCCAATGCCCAGGGTGTGTACCTGGAGTTAGCCGATGGCCGTCGCCTGATCGACAGCATTAGTAGTTGGTGGAGCGTGATTCATGGGTACGCCCACCCGGTCATCAATCAGGCGGCCAAAGAGCAAATCGATCAATTCGCCCACGTCATGATGTGCGGCCTGGGCAACGACCCTGCCGAGGCTCTGGCCGAGGCCTTGGTCCGGATCACGCCGGACCCGTTGCAGCACGTATTTTTCAGCGATTCCGGCAGCACGGGCGTCGAAGTGGCGATGAAGATGGCGGTCCAGTACTGGTTCAACCAAGATCAGCCGAAAACGCGGTTTATGGCATTTCGTGGTGCCTATCATGGCGATACCACAGCCTGCATGAGCGTCGGTGATCCGGACGAGGGCATGCATTCGCGTTTTCGTGGCCTGGCGCCGCAACAGATATTTGCCCCAATGCCGCCCGAGTGTGGTGACTGTGACCTGAACTGTGGCCATTTAGCCGAGGTCGAGGCGCTGCTGGCGCAGCATGCACATGAATTGGCGGCGGTCATCATCGAGCCGCTGGTCCAGTGCGCGGGCGGCTTTAAAATGCACAGCCCGGCGTTTTTACAGCGTCTACGAGAACTGACTGAGCGCTACCAGACGCTGTTGATTTTTGATGAGGTGGCGACCGGTTTCGGCCGCACGGGGACGATGTTTGCACTGGACCAGGCTGGTGTTTGTCCTGACTTGTTGGTGCTGGGCAAGGGCTTGACCTGTGGCTACAGTGCGCACGCCGCGACCCTCGCGAGCCGGACGGTGTATGCGGGCTTTGAGGGCACCGATGGCGGTCGCGCCTTTATGCACGGGCCGACTTTTATGGGCAACGCACTGGCGTGCCGTATCGCATTGGCCGGGCTGTCGCTGTTCGCTGACGAGGGGCGTTTGACCGAAGTCGGACGCATCGAGAACCAATTGACGCGATCATTGTCTGACTTTCAGGTAGAGGGTGTCGTAGGCACGCGGGTCAAGGGCGCCATCGGTGTCATCGAGGTCGACGATCCGGCGCGGCTTCAAGGCGCCCAGGCCTACGCCATGGAGCGTGGGGTGTGGCTACGGCCGTTTGACCGCGTGTTGTACACGATGCCGCCGTACATTATTACGCCGCCCCAGATGGAACGGGTGGTCCATACCATGCGGGGGTGGTGTGAGACGGAACAATTTAAACGCGCTGTTGGCGCTGGTGCTGCTGTTACCTAG
- a CDS encoding flavodoxin family protein, whose amino-acid sequence MNLLILFHSSGGHVATLADAIAMGCEGQGVDARLRNPPALDGRETDYLTVTKDELRSCGGLALGSPTRFGQMATPLKAFFETTSDLWLSGELIDKPAGVFGASSSLHGGNEAVLLGMTLPLLHHGMLVTGVPYTDPGLAQDHGGVTPYGPSLVENSGNHPHPHEIASAKALGARLAKLIKALA is encoded by the coding sequence ATGAATCTATTGATCTTGTTCCACTCATCCGGCGGCCATGTCGCCACGCTAGCCGACGCCATCGCCATGGGTTGCGAGGGCCAAGGCGTAGACGCCCGGCTACGTAACCCGCCGGCTCTGGATGGCCGCGAAACCGATTACTTGACCGTGACTAAGGACGAGCTCCGATCATGCGGCGGTCTGGCGCTGGGCTCGCCGACTCGATTCGGTCAAATGGCGACCCCACTCAAGGCGTTTTTCGAGACTACGTCGGATCTGTGGTTGTCCGGCGAATTGATCGACAAGCCCGCCGGGGTGTTTGGCGCGTCGTCGTCGCTTCACGGTGGCAATGAGGCGGTGCTATTGGGCATGACCCTGCCGCTGCTGCACCACGGCATGCTGGTAACCGGCGTGCCCTACACCGACCCGGGGCTAGCTCAGGACCATGGCGGCGTCACACCCTACGGCCCGAGCCTAGTTGAAAACAGCGGCAACCACCCTCACCCACACGAGATTGCGTCGGCCAAGGCCCTGGGCGCACGCTTGGCAAAACTGATTAAGGCACTGGCATGA
- a CDS encoding potassium channel family protein, protein MRPEPRHWRHIIWARMRPFAQILVSAYAIGTLLFWAIPGQLPSGESFHMALVDAFYMAAITATTIGFGEIPYPFTAAQRGFTILYAHLVVVCWLLFAGGFIATVQSRSFQRAFMGWRFRRQVWGLREPFCVVVGYGQTGVRAVDYLTDYGIACVVIDKNPARIELLDTVDFNTPVLGLVADGSVPDHLLAAGVNRGLCTAVVVLTDNDRSNVGAATAIKLLSPERRLFVRSEHDDTGRNLLSFGVDDALDPFRLFARKLALRVDRPAHFAVADQLLDPGQKRIEIPREIGRDGWILCGFGRLGRAVEDAFNHRGLALNVIDPQVSSAPPHWVAGLGTEERTLREADLTSVSGLIAGTNHDADNLSIWMTAKLARPELVGIGRLNRPSSMPAFSRAGWDLIMHPADVIAEELVGRLRTPMLRGFLVHLEQQDDVWVDGLIGRIHSLCGDVDLENWDTVLKPSRTPKLMGRLEGLCIDDLARGPVMCLKMRRAGERIMLPPGDTPLHEGDELLFWGAAPARAAMLARFK, encoded by the coding sequence ATGCGACCTGAACCGCGTCATTGGCGTCATATTATTTGGGCGCGAATGCGCCCATTTGCACAAATTCTGGTGTCGGCTTATGCCATCGGCACTTTGCTGTTTTGGGCCATCCCGGGGCAATTGCCCAGCGGCGAGAGCTTCCACATGGCGCTGGTGGATGCCTTTTATATGGCCGCGATCACCGCGACAACTATCGGCTTTGGCGAAATTCCGTATCCCTTCACGGCAGCCCAGCGTGGCTTTACCATTTTGTATGCGCATTTGGTGGTGGTGTGTTGGCTGTTGTTTGCCGGTGGCTTCATTGCCACCGTTCAGTCGCGATCGTTTCAGCGCGCCTTTATGGGGTGGCGTTTTCGGCGCCAGGTGTGGGGACTGCGTGAACCCTTTTGCGTGGTCGTCGGCTATGGCCAAACCGGTGTCCGCGCGGTCGACTACTTGACCGACTACGGCATTGCTTGTGTGGTGATCGATAAAAATCCAGCGCGCATCGAATTACTCGATACGGTCGACTTCAACACGCCGGTGCTGGGGCTGGTGGCGGACGGCAGTGTGCCCGACCATTTGCTGGCTGCCGGTGTCAATCGCGGTCTGTGTACCGCGGTGGTGGTGTTAACCGATAATGACCGCTCCAACGTCGGTGCTGCCACTGCGATCAAACTGCTGTCGCCCGAGCGGCGTTTGTTTGTGCGCTCCGAACACGACGACACCGGGCGCAACCTGCTCAGTTTTGGGGTCGATGATGCCTTGGATCCGTTTCGCCTGTTCGCCCGCAAGCTGGCGTTGCGCGTTGATAGGCCCGCGCATTTCGCCGTCGCCGACCAGCTGTTAGACCCGGGCCAGAAACGTATCGAAATCCCGCGCGAGATCGGACGCGATGGCTGGATTTTGTGTGGCTTTGGTCGGCTGGGGCGTGCGGTCGAGGACGCGTTTAACCACCGTGGTTTGGCGCTCAATGTCATTGATCCTCAGGTCAGTAGCGCGCCGCCGCATTGGGTTGCGGGGCTGGGCACCGAAGAGCGGACCCTGCGCGAGGCCGACCTGACCTCGGTTAGTGGCCTAATTGCAGGCACCAATCACGACGCCGATAACCTGTCGATCTGGATGACGGCTAAGTTGGCGCGGCCCGAACTGGTGGGTATTGGACGCTTGAATCGCCCCAGCAGCATGCCGGCGTTTTCGCGCGCCGGTTGGGACTTGATCATGCACCCGGCGGACGTTATCGCCGAGGAATTAGTCGGGCGGCTGCGCACGCCCATGTTGCGCGGCTTTTTGGTTCACCTTGAGCAACAAGATGACGTTTGGGTCGACGGCTTGATTGGGCGCATTCATAGCCTGTGCGGCGACGTTGATCTGGAAAATTGGGATACCGTGCTTAAGCCCAGTCGCACCCCTAAGCTGATGGGTAGGTTGGAGGGGCTGTGTATTGATGATTTGGCCCGTGGCCCAGTGATGTGCCTGAAAATGCGCCGCGCCGGCGAGCGCATCATGTTGCCGCCGGGGGATACGCCGCTGCACGAGGGCGATGAGCTGTTGTTTTGGGGGGCTGCGCCGGCACGCGCGGCGATGTTGGCCCGCTTCAAATAA
- a CDS encoding malate dehydrogenase, producing MKQPVRVAVTGAAGAISYTILFKIAAGELLGSDQPVILQLVEIPPAMGALEGVVMELIDCAYPLVAGIQTADNPEDGFKDADIAFLIGAKPRGPGMERADLLMGNAQIFSRQGKALNDNAAKGVKVLVVGNPANTNALIAARNAPDLDPRQFTAMTRLDHNRAVGILADKVGAQASDVEGAIVWGNHSPTQYPDLHGCTVAGKPALDLIDRDYYEGTYIPQVAKRGAAIIDARGASSAASAAQAAINHIHDWVLGTHGKTVSMSVPSDGAYGIAPGVIYSFPVVCEGGDYKIVHGVEISEFSRGLMTHTDDELRSEKAAVETLLLAETEAAVAGVKHPVA from the coding sequence ATGAAGCAACCTGTTCGCGTAGCAGTCACCGGTGCCGCTGGCGCCATCAGCTATACCATCCTGTTCAAAATCGCCGCCGGCGAATTGTTGGGTAGTGACCAGCCCGTGATTTTGCAATTGGTAGAAATTCCCCCGGCAATGGGCGCCCTCGAAGGCGTGGTCATGGAATTGATCGACTGTGCATACCCCTTGGTGGCTGGCATTCAGACCGCCGACAACCCCGAAGACGGCTTCAAAGATGCGGACATCGCGTTCTTGATCGGCGCCAAGCCCCGTGGACCGGGCATGGAGCGTGCGGACTTGTTGATGGGCAACGCCCAGATCTTTAGCCGTCAGGGCAAAGCGTTGAACGACAACGCCGCCAAAGGCGTCAAGGTGTTGGTCGTCGGTAACCCGGCTAACACTAACGCCCTGATCGCCGCGCGTAACGCGCCTGATTTGGACCCGCGCCAGTTTACCGCGATGACACGGTTGGACCATAACCGTGCGGTCGGCATCTTGGCGGACAAGGTCGGCGCACAAGCGTCGGACGTTGAGGGCGCTATTGTTTGGGGCAACCACAGCCCGACTCAGTACCCCGACCTGCACGGTTGCACCGTTGCTGGCAAACCTGCGCTGGACCTGATCGATCGCGACTACTACGAAGGGACCTACATTCCGCAGGTCGCTAAACGTGGTGCCGCCATCATCGACGCACGCGGTGCTTCGTCGGCAGCGTCCGCTGCCCAGGCTGCGATCAACCACATCCACGATTGGGTATTGGGTACCCACGGCAAAACCGTTTCCATGTCTGTGCCTTCGGACGGCGCCTACGGCATCGCGCCGGGTGTGATCTATTCGTTTCCGGTGGTCTGTGAAGGTGGCGATTACAAAATCGTTCACGGCGTTGAAATCAGTGAATTCAGCCGGGGTCTGATGACCCACACCGACGACGAACTGCGTTCGGAAAAAGCCGCGGTTGAAACCTTGCTGTTGGCTGAAACCGAGGCCGCTGTAGCGGGCGTTAAGCACCCCGTCGCCTAA
- a CDS encoding response regulator transcription factor, translated as MDKVLNILTIGRDPTVLGHLATALSHHKVRIAAPSAQLDAQIQQQPYDMLIAHITTDHNTVDLAVSLALVHENIPLLVVDDHPDDEMGRVLIKAGARGYAHAGLTDELIAGAVRDIIDGELWMPRSVMLSMMNELTTEMDNERVGDDPRLGRLTKREREVVELVAKGASNKDVADHLGLTVRTVKAHMTSAFQKTGTSARLEMSLLVRGELPMNHGMRA; from the coding sequence ATGGACAAGGTCTTAAACATTCTAACCATCGGCCGAGACCCGACGGTCCTCGGGCACCTCGCGACGGCGCTGTCGCACCACAAGGTCAGAATAGCGGCACCCTCCGCCCAGTTGGACGCGCAAATCCAGCAACAGCCCTACGACATGCTGATCGCTCACATCACCACCGATCACAACACCGTCGATTTGGCGGTCTCGTTGGCGCTGGTCCACGAAAACATTCCCCTGCTGGTCGTGGACGACCACCCGGATGATGAAATGGGCCGGGTGCTGATCAAAGCAGGAGCGCGCGGCTACGCCCATGCCGGCTTGACCGACGAGCTTATCGCCGGCGCCGTGCGCGACATTATTGACGGCGAGCTGTGGATGCCGCGTTCGGTGATGCTGTCGATGATGAATGAACTGACTACCGAGATGGACAACGAACGTGTCGGCGACGATCCGCGCCTGGGACGGCTGACCAAACGTGAGCGCGAAGTGGTCGAATTGGTCGCCAAAGGCGCATCGAACAAAGACGTCGCCGATCATTTAGGACTGACCGTACGCACCGTCAAAGCACACATGACGTCAGCCTTTCAAAAGACCGGCACCAGTGCGCGCTTGGAAATGTCGCTATTGGTGCGCGGCGAGCTGCCAATGAATCATGGGATGCGCGCCTAG
- a CDS encoding LysR substrate-binding domain-containing protein — MSEFISRGRVQGISLKAVRAFVESARLGSFKASAEWLNVTPSAISHQVKALEEYLGVELFKRGIREIQLTPHGARFAEKAMDGLRAIDLATTEMMALTRRTSVRVAVAPFLATRWLMTRMSAFEALHPGVELEVIATTQLGNPSDPEIDLMIRLGLQPTDTQNFELLFEEALYPVASSSMQARVAGDLNNLHNLPLLDVATRPGEWEHFLQVATGDTRRAPAHIVFQSNSPAIEAAVEGIGIALADPLLVRNELQSDRLVTLGEAPVAGENAYWLVYSDHAVANRRVQSFVQWLHRSIAEEPYLQSRKDGYAT, encoded by the coding sequence ATGAGTGAATTTATCTCACGCGGTAGGGTTCAAGGGATCTCCCTTAAAGCCGTCCGCGCGTTCGTCGAGAGCGCCCGCTTAGGCAGCTTCAAAGCCTCGGCGGAATGGCTCAACGTGACACCGTCGGCTATCAGCCACCAGGTCAAAGCGCTCGAGGAGTACCTCGGCGTGGAGCTATTTAAACGCGGTATCCGTGAAATTCAGCTGACGCCGCATGGGGCCCGCTTTGCTGAAAAGGCGATGGATGGGTTGCGTGCGATTGATTTGGCGACCACCGAAATGATGGCGCTGACTCGGCGCACCTCGGTTCGGGTGGCCGTGGCACCTTTTTTGGCCACGCGTTGGCTGATGACTCGCATGAGCGCGTTTGAGGCGCTGCACCCGGGCGTTGAGTTGGAAGTTATCGCGACCACCCAGCTTGGCAACCCGTCGGACCCGGAAATAGATTTGATGATTCGGCTCGGGTTACAGCCGACCGACACCCAAAATTTCGAGTTGTTGTTCGAGGAAGCGTTGTACCCGGTTGCGTCGTCAAGCATGCAAGCGCGAGTGGCGGGCGATTTGAACAATCTGCACAACTTGCCGCTGCTGGACGTGGCGACGCGCCCCGGCGAGTGGGAGCACTTTTTGCAAGTCGCCACCGGCGACACCCGTCGCGCGCCCGCGCACATCGTGTTCCAAAGCAACAGCCCAGCGATCGAGGCGGCGGTGGAGGGCATCGGGATCGCGCTTGCCGACCCGTTGCTGGTTCGAAATGAGCTGCAAAGCGATCGCTTGGTGACGCTTGGCGAGGCGCCGGTCGCCGGCGAAAACGCCTATTGGTTGGTGTATTCGGATCATGCGGTGGCCAATCGCCGGGTCCAGTCGTTTGTTCAATGGTTGCACCGCTCGATTGCCGAGGAACCTTATTTGCAATCCCGTAAGGATGGCTATGCGACCTGA
- a CDS encoding GGDEF domain-containing protein: protein MQILVLDDNPDDLLQIQRVLEGHAEFTVDYLTDPYEGMARIESGDYDILVLDIHMPGLSGFDLVGRLRANERFQWIPVIFLTGSTSSDELAESLLRGGDAVLSKPVNVSPLLQQLQVFKRTIQRHRAMQAENQSLMRQAHLDPLTGLLNRRGVEYQTQQMLSDCREHARDLSVLMIDIDHFKRFNDHHGHQEGDHAIQTVAAAIRMGAERETDMLGRYGGEEFSVILPDTNPSGARTVAEAIRKNLAMLDLSTRSNPTGRVTVSVGIASDLVPAHEPYGANSMRLIGEADSALFYAKRNGRDGVQNAADDAPIPALSGQKS, encoded by the coding sequence ATGCAAATCCTCGTCTTGGACGATAACCCAGATGATCTGCTTCAAATTCAGCGAGTGCTTGAGGGCCATGCTGAATTCACGGTCGACTATCTGACTGATCCTTACGAGGGCATGGCGCGGATCGAGTCTGGCGACTACGACATACTTGTACTGGACATCCACATGCCCGGCTTGTCGGGCTTTGATTTGGTTGGGCGCCTGCGCGCTAACGAACGCTTTCAGTGGATTCCAGTGATCTTTTTGACCGGATCGACATCGTCCGACGAATTGGCCGAATCACTACTGCGCGGCGGTGACGCCGTACTCAGCAAACCGGTCAATGTCAGTCCACTGCTGCAACAACTCCAGGTTTTCAAACGCACTATCCAGCGCCACCGGGCGATGCAAGCCGAAAACCAGTCGCTGATGCGCCAGGCCCACCTTGATCCCCTAACGGGGCTGTTGAACCGGCGCGGCGTTGAGTATCAAACCCAACAGATGCTCAGCGATTGTCGTGAGCATGCCCGCGATCTGAGCGTACTGATGATCGACATCGACCATTTCAAGCGCTTCAACGATCACCATGGCCACCAAGAAGGCGACCATGCCATCCAGACCGTGGCCGCGGCCATTCGTATGGGCGCCGAGCGCGAGACCGACATGCTCGGGCGCTACGGCGGCGAAGAATTCAGCGTCATTTTACCCGACACCAACCCAAGCGGCGCCCGCACCGTAGCCGAAGCGATTCGCAAAAACCTAGCAATGCTAGACCTGAGCACCCGCAGCAACCCGACCGGCCGCGTCACTGTCAGCGTCGGCATAGCCAGTGATTTAGTGCCGGCTCACGAGCCATACGGCGCCAACAGCATGCGACTGATCGGCGAAGCCGACAGCGCCCTTTTTTACGCCAAACGCAACGGCCGCGACGGTGTCCAAAATGCCGCTGATGACGCACCCATTCCCGCCCTCAGCGGTCAAAAATCCTAG
- a CDS encoding chalcone isomerase family protein: protein MRRNNLNALLALVLLLPSLAWANFPATAVVANQTLRLEGQGLLRWKGLFKVYEAALYRAPGAPLYSIDGAEMARLDIRYLRDIPARGFVDATRAGFEAVLPAGETLSQWLGPLNQTLDAYQDVNAGDGYRLEVSPQGFRLLLNDRVLVDSPDSAFGRRLLGVWLLPGTPAPGLREQLLSLR, encoded by the coding sequence GTGAGACGGAACAATTTAAACGCGCTGTTGGCGCTGGTGCTGCTGTTACCTAGCCTGGCCTGGGCCAACTTTCCGGCGACCGCCGTGGTCGCTAATCAAACGCTACGCCTTGAAGGGCAGGGGCTACTGCGCTGGAAGGGACTGTTTAAAGTCTATGAAGCGGCGCTGTATCGGGCGCCCGGTGCGCCGCTGTATTCGATTGATGGGGCTGAAATGGCGCGTCTGGATATTCGATATTTGCGCGATATCCCCGCGCGCGGGTTTGTCGATGCCACCCGTGCCGGGTTCGAAGCCGTGCTGCCCGCCGGCGAAACGCTGTCGCAATGGCTAGGCCCGCTCAACCAAACCCTGGACGCCTATCAAGACGTCAACGCCGGCGACGGTTACCGCTTGGAAGTCAGTCCGCAGGGGTTTCGGTTGTTGTTGAACGACCGGGTCTTGGTCGACAGCCCTGACAGCGCCTTTGGGCGACGTTTGTTGGGCGTTTGGTTGCTGCCGGGGACGCCGGCACCGGGGCTACGCGAACAGCTATTGTCGCTGCGCTAG
- the aceA gene encoding isocitrate lyase — translation MSTSRQQQIDAINKDWAENPRWNNVRRDYSAEDVVRLRGSVQPEYTYAKRGADKLWDLVNGNSKKGYVNCMGALTGGQAMQQAKAGIEAIYLSGWQVAADANTSETMYPDQSLYAYDSVPTVVRRINNTFKRADEIQWKSLCDGKLTENDAHDYFLPIVADAEAGFGGVLNAYELMKNMIVNGAAGVHFEDQLAAVKKCGHMGGKVLVPTQEAVQKLTAARLAADVAGVPTIVLARTDANAADLITSDADEYDRPFLTGERTEEGFYKTKAGIDQAIARGLAYAPYADLLWCETAKPCLEEAKQFADAIHAEFPDQLLAYNCSPSFNWKKNLDDATIATFQQELADMGYKYQFITLAGIHNMWFNMFDLAYHYARGEGMKHYVEKVQEPEFAAAERGYSFVAHQQEVGAGYFDDVTTVIQGGKSSVTALTGSTEEEQF, via the coding sequence ATGAGCACATCACGCCAACAACAAATTGATGCTATCAACAAGGACTGGGCCGAAAACCCGCGTTGGAACAACGTCCGTCGCGACTACAGCGCCGAAGACGTAGTACGCCTGCGCGGCAGCGTCCAACCCGAGTACACCTATGCCAAACGCGGCGCTGACAAACTCTGGGACCTGGTCAACGGCAATTCAAAAAAGGGTTACGTTAACTGCATGGGCGCCTTGACTGGCGGCCAAGCCATGCAGCAAGCCAAAGCCGGCATCGAAGCTATCTACCTGTCAGGTTGGCAGGTCGCCGCCGACGCCAACACCTCCGAAACCATGTACCCCGATCAGTCGCTGTATGCCTATGATTCGGTACCCACGGTGGTACGCCGTATCAACAACACGTTTAAGCGTGCCGACGAAATCCAGTGGAAAAGCCTGTGCGACGGCAAGCTGACCGAGAACGACGCGCACGACTACTTTCTACCGATTGTGGCCGACGCCGAAGCCGGTTTCGGTGGCGTTTTGAACGCCTACGAACTGATGAAGAACATGATCGTCAACGGCGCCGCCGGTGTTCACTTCGAAGACCAACTGGCCGCGGTAAAAAAATGTGGTCACATGGGCGGCAAAGTATTGGTACCGACCCAAGAAGCAGTACAGAAGCTAACCGCCGCGCGCTTGGCCGCGGATGTCGCCGGCGTACCGACCATCGTTCTGGCGCGCACCGATGCCAACGCCGCGGACCTGATCACGTCGGACGCGGACGAATACGATCGCCCCTTCCTGACCGGCGAACGCACCGAAGAAGGCTTCTACAAGACCAAGGCCGGCATCGACCAGGCAATCGCTCGTGGCCTAGCCTACGCACCCTACGCCGACTTGCTGTGGTGCGAAACTGCGAAACCTTGCCTTGAGGAAGCCAAGCAATTCGCCGACGCCATCCACGCCGAATTCCCCGACCAGCTACTGGCGTATAACTGCTCGCCCTCGTTCAACTGGAAAAAGAACCTGGACGACGCCACCATCGCGACCTTCCAGCAGGAACTGGCCGACATGGGCTACAAATACCAGTTCATCACCTTGGCGGGCATCCACAACATGTGGTTCAACATGTTCGACCTGGCGTACCACTACGCCCGTGGCGAGGGCATGAAGCACTACGTTGAAAAGGTTCAGGAGCCGGAATTCGCCGCCGCTGAGCGCGGCTACAGCTTTGTCGCCCACCAGCAAGAAGTCGGTGCCGGCTACTTTGACGATGTCACCACCGTGATCCAAGGCGGCAAGTCCAGCGTCACTGCGCTGACCGGCTCAACCGAAGAAGAGCAGTTCTAA
- a CDS encoding DUF2069 domain-containing protein, translating into MNKLNTALFLARISYLAILLALVAGAMTGSWKLAVIGMIPLLLVYAGPIKGDTKGNQWAAFAVTPYFMYGVTEQVENLMVPGVEPSLMPLVYWLGGATLFIAAMMHSRWQAELDAAD; encoded by the coding sequence ATGAACAAATTGAACACCGCATTGTTTCTCGCACGCATCAGCTACCTGGCTATCCTGCTGGCACTGGTGGCCGGCGCCATGACCGGATCATGGAAGCTCGCGGTGATCGGCATGATCCCCCTGTTGCTGGTCTACGCAGGGCCGATTAAGGGCGACACCAAAGGCAATCAGTGGGCCGCGTTCGCCGTCACACCCTACTTTATGTACGGCGTCACTGAACAGGTTGAAAACCTGATGGTGCCGGGGGTCGAACCCTCTCTGATGCCTTTGGTTTACTGGCTCGGTGGGGCAACGCTGTTTATCGCCGCGATGATGCACAGCCGCTGGCAGGCCGAGCTCGATGCTGCCGACTGA